The segment AATCCGTGGTGCAGGAACATCTTGACGAGCGCCGCAAGGAACGCGACCGGGAGAACCGGAGGTGAAAACCACTGTTCTGGACGCCTCCGCGCTCTTGGCGATGTTCTTTGGCGAGCCGGGCATGGAAAAAATGCGCGAGCTTTTCCACAAGGCCGCCGACGCTGACAGGCCCATGCTCATCAGCGCCGTCAACTGGGCGGAAGTGCTTTACCGGATGGAACGGAAGCATGGCAAGGAAGGCCTGGAAACCGCGCGCCGGTTTGAGCACACCATGCCGCTGGACGTTGCCCCGCTCGACCGCGAACTGGCCGAGTCCGCCGCGCACTTGAAGAACGAACACGACCTGGGACTGGCCGACGCCTTTGCCGCAGCGCTGGCCAAAAGCAGGAAGGCCGAGCTCGTCACCGCTGACACGGAATTCAAGCCGCTCAAAAAGGAAATCGAAATCGTCTGGCTGAAATAGGAGAAGTCCAGCTCAGGAGATTTCGGGTATTCCAATTTCCTTCAAGTAATTGAATGTCGAATCGTAAAACACTGGCGAACGCGTCGCGTCGCTGGAGTCGCCGGGAGGAATGAAAACAATCATGCCTTGCCTCGCTCGTGTGAGAAGAACTCGGTAGGCATTGCGCAGGTAGTTCTTGCTGTCAGCGTTCTTGATTTTCTGCCAGCGTTTCCCACGAAAATCGTGATAACTCCAGTCCGCTCCGTTGAATCGAAAATCGCCGTCCCACGTAACGCACACCCAATCGAGTTCCAGACCCTGCACTTGAAATTCTGTGGCGGCGTCTTCGAGGTAATAGCTCGATCGCGTGTCATCGCGCTCATTCAGGAAGTAGTGCACCGGATTAACGGACACGCGGATGTCAATCGCGTGAGGTTTAAGCCTCATCGCCTTTGACGAAGCTACCAAGCCGAATCGCTCTGTTCCCCTCGCGCGAGATCGAATCCACTGCTTGGCGGCGTTCAGATTGCGCGTGAGGGCGATTGGATAACGGCTTGCCAGATTCGTGAACGTGTCTCGCGCTTGCTCCTTTTCGCAGTCGAGCAGGGCTTTGACAAATGCCGAGACGTTCTCGGCTCTGAACGACCGCATTGAGACAGCGAGATGCAGACAGTCATCGAAGTCTGTTCGCGCCCGTTCGCGGACAAGTTCCAAGGCTTTACCTGCCGCGTATTCACTGTCCGTGAGTCTGGAAGAGACAAACATTTTCCAGTGTGGAAAGCTTTGATTCACGGCGCTCAGCCAAGCATCTATCCCGGCTTCCCCCCTGTTGATCTCCTGCCCGCCGCCAACCAGGCACACAATCACGGCCCAATCTTTGTGTCGGTCCATGTAGGAAATAAGAAACTCGGGCTCGGAGTGAGCGAAGCCGGGGCGTTTCTTTTTCCGCAGCATGAAACTCGCGGTCTCCTTCAAGTTCCAAGCTCGCTGCGCTTCGTCGAAGATGACGACGTGCTCGTCTGGGCGGCCGGGATCAAGCAACGCTTCATCGCGAAAGTTGTGAACATTTTGAATGAATGCTTTGACGCTTTCACCAATCTGGCCCTTTCGAATCTTCTCGCCTTGTTTCTTTCGTCGCGAGAATTCGTCGCGTGTCAAAGCTTCACGGAGCACGGCCACCAGCGGGGCGTTGCCTGAGAGAAAGACGGCATGTGTTGGCAGGTCAGCCTCACGCCGGCGCGTCGCCAAGTTCAGACCAACCAGAGTCTTTCCTGCGCCCGGCACACCTGTCACAAAGCAGATGCATTTTTGCTTTTTGACCTGAGCTTCATCCACCAGTTCTTCGATGCGACGGGAGGTGACTTGCAGGTTTTGAGCACCAGCGTCGAATCGAGCGATGGCTTCGACAGAGTGTTGGGCATACAACGCACGCGCAGCTTCCACTATCGTCGGCGTCGGGCGATAGGAAGCACAAGACCACGCCTGCGCGTCCAGCGCCGAACCCGAAGCAGCACGCAATGCCAATTCCAGGACACCGCGCAGACCGGCGGTATTAGTCAGGACGGGGCGATAGACCTTGTCTTCGTCAGCGTAAAAGTTGATCTCCGGTGAAGCGGCTGCTTTTGTGACCACGAGGATTGGAGCAATGGCAACATTATGACTGGCTTCATGAAAATTTTTTAGGTCCAGCGCGTAATCCCAAACTTGATCAATGGATGCGCGGTCAAACACTCGCTCACCGACTTTGAACTCCAACGGGAACACGACCGATCCGATTAGCAGAACCACGTCAACGCGCCGTCCCATGCGAGGGATGTTGAACTCGAAGAACAACGAGCCGTCCACGCAGCTAAGTTGCGAGCGGAGGATTTCTATCTCAGCGAGCCATGCATCTCGCTGCGTTGGGATCAGTGCGAAGTCGCAATTTGCGGTAAGCTGGCCCAGGACAGTTTCATCACTCGTCACAATGAAATCGGCAATGGACGCGCCATACCAAGCTCGCAACGATCCCGTTGTTGTGACTATGCCGGACATTTCGCGGCGAAGTATGGCAAGAGAACGCCAACAAGTGAAGGACACATCAGGTGTTAACCCATGAGAAAAGGCGAACGGTTTCCCGTTCGCCTTTCGTGTTTCAGATTTGAATTCGCTCAGTAGCGGTAATGCTCCGGCTTGTATGGGCCTTCGGGCGGCACGCCAAGGTAGTCGGCTTGTTTCTTCGTGAGCCTGGTCAGTTTCACGCCGATGCGTTCGAGGTGCAGCCACGCGCTTGACGACGGTTCTCACACTGCGCAAGCTGCCCTTACTCCATGAGACTCGTGCCCGTCAGCCGGCAAGATTTGATTCGACGCCTGCGTTCGCTTGGCTGGAGTGGACCGCATTCGGGAGCGAAGCATCAACACATGGTCAAGGGCAATGTCCAGCTTACGATTCCCAATCCGCACGGTGGTCGAGAAATCGGGGTGAACCTGTTGAAGATAATCCTGAACGAGGCTGGAATTTCGCGCGACGAATGGCTCAATGCGCGCTGACCAGTTCTCGCGCTGACTGATTGATCCGCGGCAAACCTAACCCGCGCTTCAAAGCGAGGTCTATCCAATCGGCAAGTGCAGATTCCAACTCGGCAAGCGCTTCCCTTTTGGTCTGGCCAGTGGCGATCAATCCGCGGAAGCCAGGAATACGTGCGGCAAAACCCTCCTCCTCACTGAGGAACGAAATCTCCGCGAGTTTCAGGGCTTGTCGCCGATATTTTTCCATCGTTTGCACAACCCGACTTTCGTCCAAATTGCCAGTTGTTTCAAGAACCAAAAAAGCGAACGGGATTTCCGCTCGCCTTTTGAATTCTCGACTCCTCATCCAGCGCACCTTATCCGGCCTGCGGCCACCTTCTTCCCGTGTCGGATGCGGAGAAGGAAAGTTTTGCGGCAAAGCACCTCACCCCGTCCCTCTCCCCAGCGCGGAGAGGGCGAAGCGTTCGTGTGGTTCGCGTGTTTCGCTGTTCAACTCTGCGTCTCCGCGTCCCGGCGGTTAAAATAAAGGAGGCGGACAGATCTCTCCGTTCG is part of the Candidatus Angelobacter sp. genome and harbors:
- a CDS encoding type II toxin-antitoxin system HicB family antitoxin; protein product: MEKYRRQALKLAEISFLSEEEGFAARIPGFRGLIATGQTKREALAELESALADWIDLALKRGLGLPRINQSARELVSAH
- a CDS encoding PIN domain-containing protein — translated: MKTTVLDASALLAMFFGEPGMEKMRELFHKAADADRPMLISAVNWAEVLYRMERKHGKEGLETARRFEHTMPLDVAPLDRELAESAAHLKNEHDLGLADAFAAALAKSRKAELVTADTEFKPLKKEIEIVWLK
- a CDS encoding DUF2075 domain-containing protein encodes the protein MSGIVTTTGSLRAWYGASIADFIVTSDETVLGQLTANCDFALIPTQRDAWLAEIEILRSQLSCVDGSLFFEFNIPRMGRRVDVVLLIGSVVFPLEFKVGERVFDRASIDQVWDYALDLKNFHEASHNVAIAPILVVTKAAASPEINFYADEDKVYRPVLTNTAGLRGVLELALRAASGSALDAQAWSCASYRPTPTIVEAARALYAQHSVEAIARFDAGAQNLQVTSRRIEELVDEAQVKKQKCICFVTGVPGAGKTLVGLNLATRRREADLPTHAVFLSGNAPLVAVLREALTRDEFSRRKKQGEKIRKGQIGESVKAFIQNVHNFRDEALLDPGRPDEHVVIFDEAQRAWNLKETASFMLRKKKRPGFAHSEPEFLISYMDRHKDWAVIVCLVGGGQEINRGEAGIDAWLSAVNQSFPHWKMFVSSRLTDSEYAAGKALELVRERARTDFDDCLHLAVSMRSFRAENVSAFVKALLDCEKEQARDTFTNLASRYPIALTRNLNAAKQWIRSRARGTERFGLVASSKAMRLKPHAIDIRVSVNPVHYFLNERDDTRSSYYLEDAATEFQVQGLELDWVCVTWDGDFRFNGADWSYHDFRGKRWQKIKNADSKNYLRNAYRVLLTRARQGMIVFIPPGDSSDATRSPVFYDSTFNYLKEIGIPEIS
- a CDS encoding type II toxin-antitoxin system HicA family toxin; protein product: MRLVPVSRQDLIRRLRSLGWSGPHSGAKHQHMVKGNVQLTIPNPHGGREIGVNLLKIILNEAGISRDEWLNAR